The Methylocella silvestris BL2 DNA segment GGTCGATACGCTGTATCGAATCCACGGCACCAACGAGCCGGCGACGATCGGCCAGAGCGTCTCTTCAGGCTGCATCCGCATGGTCAATCAGGACGTGATGGATTTGTATCAGCGCACAAGCGTTGGGACCAAGGTCGTCGTCCTTGGCTCGGCGCAGCCGGTCAAGGTGGCGCATTCCTGATCCGGCCTGCGCCCGCTGTGGCGCGGTAAGCTGAATGCAACGGCGCCTGGCTCATGAGCCAGGCGTTTTATTTTTGACACATGCTGCAGAAAAAACTCGACCGGCCACCTTGCGTGATTCGCGAGATTTCGCCTTTGCAGCCGGGCGTCGGACAAGGATGCAGCGCGCGGTCGTAGACCCGAAAGTTGTGCTGAAAATAACCCAGAGCGCCATTGGTCTGGCGATGATCGCGCAGCGAGGAGCCGCCGGCCGCGACCGCCTCTTCAAGCACCTCGCGGATCGTGTCGGCGAGCCGGTTCGCCCGCTCCGTTGGCCGCCCCGATTTCTTGGTGAGGCTGCCCGCCTGCCGCAGCGGCGATAGGCCGGCGCGATGCAGGGCCTCGCAGACATAAATATTGCCCAGCCCGGCGACGAGGCTTTGGTCGAGCAGCGCGGCTTTTAGCGACGTTGTTTTCCCGGCGAATAGCCGGGCGAGCGCGGCGCCGCTCAATTCATTGCCAAGAGGTTCGACGCCAAGCGATCGGAACAGCGGATGCGCCGCAAGATCGGCGCGCGCTGCGATCTGCATGAAGCCAAATCGGCGCGGATCATTGTAGACAATTCGCCCTCCGCTGGTGAGGGTGAAGACGACGTGGTCATGCGCGGCGTTTTTTGGCGGCGCCCCGCGGGGCGAGAGGGTTTTGGCGGGGCCGGCTTGCTCAACGCGAAAGGAGCCCGACATGCCAAGATGCATGATCAGGACATCGCCGTCATCGAGATCGGCCAGAAGATATTTTGCCCTGCGGCCGAGCGCCAGAATGCGCCGGCCGGCGAGGCGCTCGGGAAAGCGGTCTGGAAAGGGAAAGCGGAGATCGGGCCGCCGCTGATCGACGCTCAGAATGCGCGCTCCGACCATCACAGGCTCAAGTCCGCGCCGCACGGTTTCGACTTCGGGCAATTCGGGCATCGGGCATCCATGAGCATGACGCCGAACACTCTGCAAGGTTTTCGCGTCAAACCTTAGGAAGAGCAGAAGGCAACGTTTGGCGCAGAGGGTCGTGAGCCTCAGATGGCGCTTGCGGCGCCGAAATGCTTTAACCGCTGGCGCGCGGCCATTTGTCTCGTGTTCAGAAGGCTTTGGGTCAAGGCGAATCAGCGCGGGATCGGCTGATTTCCGCGGATCGCGCAGGCGCGCTTGGGTTTTTGATGATGATCGCGACAGTCTTTAGTTTTGCCGGAGCCATTTGGCTTTGCGTCGCCGTGGCGCTGCTTTTGATGACGCTCGTCTGTGGCCTTGCCCAGCCCTATGTGCAAAGGCGGCGCGCGAGCGCGACCGCTCGTCCTGCGGTCTCGGCGATCCTGCCAATCAAACATGTCGATCCCGGCTTTGACATCACGCAGGGCTCGATCTTCACGCAGGACTATCCCGACTATGAAATTCTGATCAGCGCGGCTGAGGCGGATTCTCCGGCCTTGTCTGCGGCGCGGCGAATTGCGGCGAGCAATCCCTCCCATCCCTGCCGATTTATCCATTCGTCCAGCGCTTTTGCCATCAGCCCGAAGCTCAACAATATCGCCGCGCCTCTGTCCGAAGCGCGCCATGATGTCGTTATGACAAAGGATTCGAACATCGCGCTCGACCCGGACGCCATGACCGCATTCCTGCGAAATCTGACGCCGGATGTCGGGCTCGTGGTCGGCATCCCGGTCGCCGTCGGGCCGGAAAGTTTTGCCGCCCGGATCGAGGCGAGCCTTCTGAACGCCCACGCCCGCCTCCTGCTTTCAGCCTCGGCGCTGGGCATTGGTTTTGGGGTCGGCAAGGTGATGGTTTTTCGGCGCGGCGACCTCGAACGCGCCGGCGGCGTCAAGGCGATGAGCCAGAATCTGGCGGAGGATACGGCGCTCTCGATGGCCATGGCGGGGATCGGCCTTAAAACCGTGTTCGCGCACCGCACGATCCGGCAGGAGGTTGGGGGGCGCAGCCTCAAAGCCGTTTTTCAACGGCAGGCGCGCTGGGCCGTGATTCGCCGCGCCAATGAATTGTCCTATGCGCTGGAGCCGCTTGCGAGTCCTTTGCCGGCTGCGCTCGCAGCCGCGCTCGCCGCGCCGCTTGCCGGATGGGCGGCTCCGGCGGCCTTTGGCGTCACGCTCGGCGGATGGTTTTGCGCCGAAATCGCTTTTGCCGCCGCTAAGGGCTGGGAGATCTCTCTGTGGTCCCCCCTGGCTTATCTCGGCCGGGAACCGCTCGCGCTCGCCGCCTGGCTGCGCGGCTGGACCACGCATGAGGTCATCTGGGCGAGCCATAAGTTTGATGCGCGCAGCGGCGCTCCGGCGCCCCGGCAAAACAGATCATCCCGCGAGGAGGTCTAGAAAAGTTCGGGCGCCGCGCGTTCAGTCGGCGGCGGCGCGCTCGCGCTTCTGCTTCTCGTGCTGCGTCCCGAACACATAATCCCACCACGGCGCGCTGACGCCGAAGCCGCGCGTCGGATCGCGGAAATGATGCATCAGATGGAGACGGCGCAGCGTCTGGCCAAGGCGCGTCGTCGGATGCGCATGATGCGTATAATAATGCACCATGTCATAGGCGAGGTAGCCGATGATGAAGCCCATCAGCACCGGATAGCCGTAGGGGAGGCCGAACAGCACCCGGACGACCAGAAAGGCGATCAGCATGATCGGAATGCTGAGCAACACCGGCATGACGAGCCTCAGCGGATCGTTTGGATGATCATGATGCACGCCGTGGATCAGGAAATGCAGGCGCTCGCCGAATTTGCTCGGATGCTTGTAGTGGAATGGAAAGCGATGGCCGAAATATTCCGTCAACGTCCAGAGAAGATAGCCGGACGCTCCCGCAATCAGGACCACGGGAAGACTGAAAGCCTGAAGGCTCCAGACCGCGAGCAGGATAATCACCGGCGTATAGACGAAAAGCGGCGTCGACCAATGGACGCGGGACAGCTTGTCCAGCAAGGCGTTCTCGAAAAGCCGCGGCGAAGCCTTCAGGCGGTCGACATGCTGGGGAATCGTGTAATCGAAATTGTTTTTGGTCTGCGTCATATCGGCATGGCTCCCGCGCGCCCTTAAGCCAGCTTCTTAAAGCAATTTGCTGCAAATCCAAAGATTCAGATCAAATCGCTCAGCTGGATGGGCTATCCGCGTCGATAGATCGCGCCGGATTTATGCGTTCGCCCACCGCCTTCTCTTTGCAATCGAATCGATCCGACTGGAATAGGCTCGGCGCAAGCGAGAGAAGAGGTCAAATGCCGCGATCTAATTCATGGACGCTGAATAGATCGCCGTCGTCCGTCCACACTCGCCGGCAAGACCATCCCGCCAGCTCAGCCAACGCCTGAAATTGCGCGATCGAATATTTGTAAGAGTTTTCCGTGTGGATGCT contains these protein-coding regions:
- a CDS encoding glycosyltransferase, translated to MMIATVFSFAGAIWLCVAVALLLMTLVCGLAQPYVQRRRASATARPAVSAILPIKHVDPGFDITQGSIFTQDYPDYEILISAAEADSPALSAARRIAASNPSHPCRFIHSSSAFAISPKLNNIAAPLSEARHDVVMTKDSNIALDPDAMTAFLRNLTPDVGLVVGIPVAVGPESFAARIEASLLNAHARLLLSASALGIGFGVGKVMVFRRGDLERAGGVKAMSQNLAEDTALSMAMAGIGLKTVFAHRTIRQEVGGRSLKAVFQRQARWAVIRRANELSYALEPLASPLPAALAAALAAPLAGWAAPAAFGVTLGGWFCAEIAFAAAKGWEISLWSPLAYLGREPLALAAWLRGWTTHEVIWASHKFDARSGAPAPRQNRSSREEV
- the mutM gene encoding bifunctional DNA-formamidopyrimidine glycosylase/DNA-(apurinic or apyrimidinic site) lyase, translating into MPELPEVETVRRGLEPVMVGARILSVDQRRPDLRFPFPDRFPERLAGRRILALGRRAKYLLADLDDGDVLIMHLGMSGSFRVEQAGPAKTLSPRGAPPKNAAHDHVVFTLTSGGRIVYNDPRRFGFMQIAARADLAAHPLFRSLGVEPLGNELSGAALARLFAGKTTSLKAALLDQSLVAGLGNIYVCEALHRAGLSPLRQAGSLTKKSGRPTERANRLADTIREVLEEAVAAGGSSLRDHRQTNGALGYFQHNFRVYDRALHPCPTPGCKGEISRITQGGRSSFFCSMCQK
- a CDS encoding sterol desaturase family protein, which codes for MTQTKNNFDYTIPQHVDRLKASPRLFENALLDKLSRVHWSTPLFVYTPVIILLAVWSLQAFSLPVVLIAGASGYLLWTLTEYFGHRFPFHYKHPSKFGERLHFLIHGVHHDHPNDPLRLVMPVLLSIPIMLIAFLVVRVLFGLPYGYPVLMGFIIGYLAYDMVHYYTHHAHPTTRLGQTLRRLHLMHHFRDPTRGFGVSAPWWDYVFGTQHEKQKRERAAAD